The DNA window TCGTTAGGTGTGAACTAGTTAGCAAACTAATGCATAATATTGTCTGAGCAGAGAGCTAGATCTAGCACGTCTCTCCTCTTGAATCATGCAAATGTTAGGCAATTTTCTGCATTACGTTTATCAATTCAAAGCATTTTCATCAATTCAAAACTTCCCTAATCGATATTTGAGGTGCCTCAACTGACGTGATAAATATTTGTATTACTGTCAATAATGGGCGTAAACAAAAGAGATtttaactactagagggagcaaagcgctaccgTCTCCATGTATttacggactgaaacatggggtctcgctctagcatgctgtatcccattactttgacatatCCGGGGTATCCGGGGCAAtaggtgtcaaactaatgggcctaacATATGtgagagcgagatgataaattttcagtgttagcagcgacatgcgacctctagtagttataatctcttttgcgTAAACCCATTtctactagaaaaactctagtaagagaactgcggagagaaaaacagcatttttggcaacgtatgccccggcattgtatggcaacacgtccaatgttataaggataggcaatgctcgattggattcgttttttgacagctaaacgcgaatccaagcgagccaaaatggagtctccgcagctctctttctagagtttttctaatttCTACCATAGTGTGACACAAACCTTTTAAATCATCAGGAGGTGATGATTTATACTGCGGCACTTCCTACGGCAATTTCTCTAGTTAGATTGGCTATGACAGCACAAATCTCGCGAGTTATGAGCTCGAACATAAGACATACGTAAACAGCACATTTGCGAAATCATATAAAGTTACCAAATCAGCAACGTCATAAGATTGTTCCGAGAACGTTTGTCAGCAATGGGTCGAAGAAAAGTCGAAAACTGGAAGCCGCAGCGACGGTAAAAAGAGTGGCCAGAGGATCCCTAACCCCACCGTCGCAAACAAACGGAGAGTTGTCGTATATACCCGTGTATCGAGCTAAACACGCACCGAACTATCAATTTCAAAGAACGTAGTGAATTCAATTCGcgacgatattgtccgtgaATTTTCAAAGGAGACgcgacgattatttttcgttCGGCGCACGATTCGTCGCAATGTATTTCTTACGGCATAAATGGCACTTTAAAAAAAGGTggtgcaattttgtgtaaaaacttCCTTGTAAATTAAACATACGAAAACCTGAAAGTTTAGTAGCACAGTTTTCAGTCAGTTTTATTGACAAAttcaattaaagaaaacaattagCACACATGCAAATACAATTTGGGTAttacatatttttcgacgttTTTCAGCATTTATTACCAAATGTGCCAATTCAATTCGTCGCCTCAAAATGATTGAATGACGCGATTGCATGGTAATGGCCGAAGAAAGATACGTCAAGGACAACTTCAAACTGCTTGCTAAGCAAGAATTTCGCAGGTTAGACTGACATATGCAAGCATATAGAACTGTGTAAGATCGCTAATAAATATCCGGTTTGGCAGGCTATCTGTACATGTGGCTTGaaaaactacattttctttaCAATCGAAATTTTCATGAACGAAATATAGTGGGAAGAGTGAAACGAAACGACCGGTAGATAGTGCTCGTTGCACCGGAATCTTAGCTGACTATATTTGTCTGTCAGTCTGTCTGTCATTGCATCAAATCAGGGAGTGtgccaaataaacaaaaacaatcacATTCGTTTAAAACTAATAATATCGTTTATTAATGTAAAAGGAATGACTTTCATTGGAACagtttgtatgcattttatgaaGTCTATATACTACATCCGATGGCCTTCATTGCAGTCTCTGAGTCTTGGCAAGCCGAATTTTACCACACGCTGCACTTGTCGGTTGGATTCATCGGCGTTCCAACTTCGCATCCATAAACCCGAGCAAAATCTTCCGAGTTGGACAGAGTACCAATTACCCGAAACTTGCCCGGACTATGCACAGCAGTTTTGAGTTTATTTCTAGTAGCCTCCGGGCGCATCGCACCACACCAAACCTGTGCAAAATTCAGGAAAAACAACTGCGTATTGGTGACGTTCAGTCCTGGAAGAGTTTCGTTTTCTATGACGCCCGGATCCGACTGCTCCGAGAGCCACTTAGTGTATGCACGGAAGGCTTGCTTTATTCCACCATTATCTGCGATATTTTCTCCCTGGGTACTTTCACCGTCAATCTGCACTCCCACCTCGTCGATTGTGTACTTGCCATACTGTTGCACCAGGCAGGACGCTCGTTCATGGAATGCATCTATAGCCTGATCACTCCACCAACGATACAGATTACCTTCACGATCGAATAAACGTCCTTTGTCATCGAATCCATGGGTTAGTTCATGTCCAATGACGACTCCAATGCCACCGAAGTTCATCGATTTGGGAAAGTGACGATGGTAGAAAGGGGGCTGTAGAATCCCAGCAGGGAACATTATTTGATTCTTGTTACGGCTATAGTAAGCATTGACCACGGCAGGAGCTGTATGCCAAGCGGTTTTATTCACCATTTGACCAATCTTATCTTGATCCGTTCGTCGAATATGACTAAGAACGTTCAGCGTATTCTCAAAGTATTTTTCAGGAACAATCTCCAAATCTGCATACTTTTCATTCAGTTCCTTGTGAGATAGAATAAAATCTGGGTAACCGATCCTTAGAGACATAGAATTCACCTTCATCTCCGCCAGTCGTTTTGTTTGACCATCTAACCATTCGGTTTCGTTCAGGATTTCCCGAAACGCCTGCTGCAGCTCGTGAGTCATCGCTAACGTATCACGTTTGCTGTTCTCGTCGAAATATTTCCTCACAAACATTGCTCCAACAGCCATTCCCATATTGGCATTCACCTGATTGACACAATTCTTCCACCGTGGTGGACTCTTTTCCCGTCCAAACAGAACATTCGAAAACTTTTGCTTGGCCTGTAAAAATCGATCGTCCAGATTGTTGATGCGATGTCTTACGAACCGCCACAAAATATAATTCGCCACCGTTCGTGGCTCGGTTTGATCTATCAATTGGACTAGATCCTTCATATAGTTCAAGGCAAACATCACGACAAACTCGGAACTGTTCATAGGTCGATCCATCACGATCGATAGGTAACGTGTCCAGTCAATCTCCGGAACTTCATCGTGCAGATTCTCGAGAATCATTTTCTTGTACAGCACGGAAACGTTGTTGCGTTCCTCCACCGAGCTGGTTATGTTTGCCAGCTGTATTTCGAAGTCGATAACATCGTCAGCAGTTTGTTTGGCTTCCTCCGGTTTAACATGCAGCAGAACAAGCACGTCAATCATGAACTGTTTGTAACCCTCCAGGTATTTGCTGTTGGACGTTTGAAGAAAATAATCGCGCGTCGGTAGTCCCAGCGAAGTTTGATCAAACTGTATTATGTTTTTGTCGGAGTTCTTGATGTCTGGACCAACCCATTCAACGATCAAAATATCATTATTGTACCTACGAATTTGAGCGGTTAGGTTTAACCAATCAAAGTTTTCCGACTTCCAGTTTGGATCCAGAACCGGCCATCCGCCAAGCGAGCTCAGAAGGTCCAGCAATGGTTGAAGACCCCGCTTCTCTATGAGGCTGTAATTCATACAGGAGATGAACAGATGGCGTGCCTTGGACTCCGCATTATTGACCGCATTTTCCAGGGCAACATGTGCTAACTCGCGTTTTCGAACTTTTTTGATGTGTGCCTTCAGTAGCAACCTGTTCAACACCGCCCGTTTTCCGATAATCCGTTTTCTCACCCGCCTGAGATGTTCGCTTCCGGCAGGCTGCGCTGTTGTAGCTATCGTGTTCTCTATGTCAATCACTCCGCCATCTTTGGTTTCAAGTAAAAGATTCTTCAAGACAACATCCAAACtttctcgtagaatttcaaACGTATCCAAGCCGGCTTTGTCCTTCGGGATAGGGTTCACCCGATCCCAATTACCGCAAGCGTGCTGGTAAAAATCATCACAAGGATCAACCGTAGTGTCCATGTACCGCTTCATAATCTCGACCTGTGCCGCACGGACACTTTCTGGACTTCCATCACTGCTCCATGTGATTCCCTGTAGCACAGACTTTCTTCGACGTGGCACCGTAAATCTCTTTTTACGAAACAAGTTAACAATTTCAGAACGCTTGACGTCTCCAGGGATTACGACCAAATCGTCGTATGGATCGGCATGCGCACAACTGGGGGGAACTACTACAGAGCCAATCGGAACGAAAGACGTCCGCAGATCCCTTAGAATGTCTCGTTCTTCGACGTCTATCACTTCGGGGAATAACCTTCGCACTGGTTTGCAACGAGCTTGTGGGTCATCCAATAAATTCGATTGATCAGAATACAAGCTTAGCGGCTGATAATGATGGGCTGTAAGTTTCACTGACCCGACCACATGCAGTCGCGTGAAGAGCCAAAAGAGCAGCACCAGTGGCAGCATCGCAGCTGGTATCACGAACAGCAGTTTCGCGAACCGATATCCCGGGCACCACTGTAACCTCCCGGTCTGCTCGTTTATGCCCAATTCGCAGCCGGTCACTTTGTCTTGCGATTGCTTCTTGGTGTAATTTTTTGCGTTCTTCAGCTCCATAACTAACCGTCTCTCTCGTTATATGCGATGCGATTGATGTTTACTTTTGTAATTTGGAGCTTCCTTTGTATTGCATGATCGTGACGTGATCGATTGTAATTATTTACACACTCACGCCTCTTTGGGATTACTATCACTTTCGACGCCTGCTATTTTCTTAAAACAGTAAAGTGCACTCGGAAATGATGACCACATTCCACTGCACTGGCTGGGGCTGCATCAATTGCAGCAATAACAATCTTGCACACTTTTCAACAACTGGTGGCAAATTATGAAAGATTTCTTTCCGCCAATTCAGTACCACTCAGGATAATCGCTATGTTCCACCTGTCGATGAATTCCCACGCGAAGGCCCGTTTGACGTCACAAATCGATTTCGTACGCGTAAGCAAAACACCTCTCACACGGGAGGGAACCCGTTCACACCCGTCACTCACTGGTTTCCGAGATTTGCGCTATCAATGCGAGTTCATAGC is part of the Topomyia yanbarensis strain Yona2022 chromosome 1, ASM3024719v1, whole genome shotgun sequence genome and encodes:
- the LOC131677491 gene encoding neprilysin-4, coding for MELKNAKNYTKKQSQDKVTGCELGINEQTGRLQWCPGYRFAKLLFVIPAAMLPLVLLFWLFTRLHVVGSVKLTAHHYQPLSLYSDQSNLLDDPQARCKPVRRLFPEVIDVEERDILRDLRTSFVPIGSVVVPPSCAHADPYDDLVVIPGDVKRSEIVNLFRKKRFTVPRRRKSVLQGITWSSDGSPESVRAAQVEIMKRYMDTTVDPCDDFYQHACGNWDRVNPIPKDKAGLDTFEILRESLDVVLKNLLLETKDGGVIDIENTIATTAQPAGSEHLRRVRKRIIGKRAVLNRLLLKAHIKKVRKRELAHVALENAVNNAESKARHLFISCMNYSLIEKRGLQPLLDLLSSLGGWPVLDPNWKSENFDWLNLTAQIRRYNNDILIVEWVGPDIKNSDKNIIQFDQTSLGLPTRDYFLQTSNSKYLEGYKQFMIDVLVLLHVKPEEAKQTADDVIDFEIQLANITSSVEERNNVSVLYKKMILENLHDEVPEIDWTRYLSIVMDRPMNSSEFVVMFALNYMKDLVQLIDQTEPRTVANYILWRFVRHRINNLDDRFLQAKQKFSNVLFGREKSPPRWKNCVNQVNANMGMAVGAMFVRKYFDENSKRDTLAMTHELQQAFREILNETEWLDGQTKRLAEMKVNSMSLRIGYPDFILSHKELNEKYADLEIVPEKYFENTLNVLSHIRRTDQDKIGQMVNKTAWHTAPAVVNAYYSRNKNQIMFPAGILQPPFYHRHFPKSMNFGGIGVVIGHELTHGFDDKGRLFDREGNLYRWWSDQAIDAFHERASCLVQQYGKYTIDEVGVQIDGESTQGENIADNGGIKQAFRAYTKWLSEQSDPGVIENETLPGLNVTNTQLFFLNFAQVWCGAMRPEATRNKLKTAVHSPGKFRVIGTLSNSEDFARVYGCEVGTPMNPTDKCSVW